In Mustela nigripes isolate SB6536 chromosome 12, MUSNIG.SB6536, whole genome shotgun sequence, one DNA window encodes the following:
- the ZFP62 gene encoding zinc finger protein 62 homolog translates to MSHLKTRGTEDEKSTEKYENVGNAESLWPKVEGLHKDCIQEYKVGETCDCNSKVENQLQNPEGKRMKEDKSGIREKIDKAKNAANIKTEREDEASEKSLHPSSKHVIHQTLSVEQISSEQDRCVENFNGTSHPGLQQKTSAVKKSHKCDECGKSFKYNSRLVQHKIMHTGEKRYECDDCGGTFRSSSSLRVHKRIHTGEKPYKCEECGKAYMSYSSLINHKSTHSGEKNCKCDECGKSFNYSSVLDQHKRIHTGEKPYECGECGKAFRNSSGLRVHKRIHTGEKPYECDICGKTFSNSSGLRVHKRIHTGEKPYECDECGKAFITCRTLLNHKSIHFGDKPYKCDECEKSFNYSSLLIQHKVIHTGEKPYECDECGKAFRNSSGLIVHKRIHTGEKPYKCDVCGKAFSYSSGLAVHKSIHPGKKAHECKECGKSFSYNSLLLQHKTIHTGERPYVCDLCGKTFRNNSGLKVHRRLHTGEKPYKCDVCGKAYISRSSLKNHKGIHLGEKPYKCTYCEKSFNYSSALEQHKRIHTREKPFGCDECGKAFRNNSGLKVHKRIHTGERPYKCEECGKAYISLSSLINHKSVHPGEKPYKCDECEKAFITYRTLINHKKIHLGEKPYKCDVCEKSFNYTSLLSQHKRVHTREKPYECDRCEKVFRNNSSLKVHKRIHTGEKPYECDVCGKAYISHSSLINHKSTHPGKTPFTCDECGKAFFSSRTLLSHKRVHLGEKPFKCIECGKSFNYSSLLSQHKRIHTGEKPYICDRCGKAFRNSSGLTVHKRIHTGEKPYECDECGKAYISHSSLINHKSVHRGQQPYNCECGKSFNYRSVLDQHKRIHSGKKPYRCNDCGKAFNIRSNLTKHKRIHTGEASFSVTSVGSHSDTSQKIIYEGGSTLDMTNMSLSVGGRAYQVSGQMEEKPYECMNI, encoded by the coding sequence TGTCACATTTGAAGACGAGGGGCACTGAGGATGAGAAATCAACTGAAAAGTATGAAAAtgttggaaatgcagaatctttGTGGCCAAAAGTGGAAGGTCTTCACAAGGATTGTATACAGGAATATAAGGTTGGTGAAACTTGTGATTGCAATAGCAAGGTAGAAAATCAGCTGCAAAATCCTgagggaaaaagaatgaaggaagacaAAAGTGGCATCAGGGAAAAGATCGACAAAGCCAAGAATGCAGCAAATATAAAGACAGAACGGGAAGACGAGGCATCTGAGAAAAGCTTACATCCGAGTTCAAAACATGTTATACACCAGACTCTCTCTGTAGAACAGAtaagcagtgaacaagacagatgtGTGGAGAACTTTAATGGAACCTCTCACCCTGGTCTGCAGCAGAAAACCAGTGCTGTTAAGAAGTCACACAAATGTGATGAGTGTGGGAAATCATTCAAATATAATTCCCGCCTCGTTCAACATAAAATTATGCACACTGGGGAAAAACGCTACGAGTGTGATGACTGTGGAGGGACTTTCCGGAGCAGCTCCAGTCTTCGAGTCCATAAAAGGATCCATACTGGGGAGAAGCCCTATAAGTGTGAGGAGTGTGGGAAAGCCTACATGTCCTACTCCAGCCTTATAAACCACAAAAGCACCCATTCTGGGGAAAAGAACTGTAAATGTGATGAGTGTGGGAAATCCTTCAATTATAGCTCTGTTTTAGACCAGCATAAGAGGATCCACACAGGAGAAAAGCCCTATGAATGTGGTGAGTGTGGGAAGGCTTTCAGGAACAGCTCTGGTCTCAGAGTCCACAAAAGGATTCACACAGGGGAGAAGCCCTATGAATGTGATATCTGTGGGAAAACTTTCAGTAATAGCTCCGGCCTTAGGGTCCATAAGAGGATCCATACAGGTGAGAAACCTTATGAATGCGAtgagtgtgggaaggccttcatTACTTGCAGAACACTTCTAAACCATAAAAGCATCCACTTTGGAGATAAACCTTATAAATGTGATGAATGTGAGAAATCGTTTAATTACAGCTCTCTCCTCATTCAGCATAAAGTGatccacactggagagaaaccttatgaatgtgatgaatgtgggaaggccttcaggAACAGCTCAGGCCTTATAGTGCACAAAAGGatccacacaggagagaaaccctacaAGTGTGATGTCTGTGGCAAAGCGTTCAGCTATAGCTCAGGCCTTGCTGTTCATAAAAGCATTCACCCTGGGAAGAAAGCTCATGAATGTAAGGAGTGCGGAAAATCCTTCAGCTATAACTCACTTCTGCTTCAGCATAAGACCattcatactggagagagacCTTATGTATGTGATTTGTGTGGGAAAACTTTCAGGAACAATTCAGGCCTAAAGGTCCACAGGAGGCTCCATACTGGGGAAAAACCATATAAGTGTGACGTGTGTGGGAAAGCCTATATCTCACGCTCTAGCCTTAAAAACCACAAAGGAATCCATCTTGGGGAAAAGCCCTATAAATGTACCTATTGTGAGAAATCTTTCAATTACAGCTCTGCCCTTGAACAACATAAAAGGATTCATACTAGGGAGAAACCTTTTGGGTGTGATGAGTGTGGAAAAGCCTTCAGAAATAATTCAGGCCTTAAAGTACATAAACGGATCCACACTGGGGAGAGACCTTACAAATGTgaagaatgtgggaaagcctaCATCTCACTCTCAAGCCTTATAAATCATAAAAGTGTACACCCTGGGGAAAAGCCCTATAAGTGTGACGAGTGTGAAAAAGCCTTCATCACATACCGAACCCTTATAAACCACAAAAAAATCCATCTTGGGGAGAAGCCCTACAAATGTGATGTATGTGAGAAATCTTTTAATTACACTTCACTCCTTTCTCAACACAAAAGGGTCCACACTagagagaaaccttatgaatgcGACAGGTGTGAGAAGGTCTTCAGAAACAACTCAAGCCTTAAAGTGCATAAAAGAATCCATACTGGGGAGAAGCCCTATGAGTGTGATGTATGTGGAAAAGCCTACATCTCACACTCAAGCCTTATTAACCATAAAAGTACCCACCCTGGCAAGACACCTTTCACATGCGATGAATGTGGAAAAGCTTTTTTCTCAAGCAGAACTCTTCTAAGCCATAAAAGAGTCCATCTTGGGGAGAAGCCCTTCAAATGTATCGAGTGTGGGAAATCTTTTAATTACAGTTCACTCCTTTCTCAACACAAGAGGATCCACACAGGGGAAAAACCTTATATATGTGATAGGTGTGGGAAGGCGTTCAGGAACAGCTCAGGCCTCACAGTGCATAAAAGGATTCACACAGgcgagaaaccctatgaatgtgaTGAGTGTGGGAAGGCATACATCTCACACTCAAGTCTCATTAACCATAAAAGTGTCCATCGTGGGCAGCAGCCCTATAATTGTGAGTGTGGGAAGTCCTTCAATTACAGATCAGTTCTTGACCAACACAAAAGGATCCACTCTGGAAAGAAGCCATACCGATGTAATGACTGTGGGAAGGCTTTTAATATCCGATCGAATCTCACCAAGCACAAAAGAATCCATACTGGAGAGGCGTCTTTCAGTGTGACCTCTGTGGGGAGTCACAGTGATACATCACAGAAGATAATTTATGAGGGAGGGAGTACTCTGGATATGACCAACATGAGCTTATCTGTAGGTGGCCGAGCTTACCAAGTCTCAggtcaaatggaagaaaaacctTATGAATGTATGAACATCTGA